The Larimichthys crocea isolate SSNF chromosome XI, L_crocea_2.0, whole genome shotgun sequence genome has a segment encoding these proteins:
- the LOC109141016 gene encoding poly(A) polymerase type 3 isoform X3: MDLVFSQVQRRSITVHLNLLDDSWFNGIDKHCARSLNGYRVSEEILRQVPDVENFQMVLRAIKLWAKRRNINSNSLGFLGGVSWAIMVAWICQLYPNAAPSTLVKKFFWVYTR, translated from the exons ATGGACTTAGTGTTTTCCCAGGTGCAACGGCGGAGCATCACTGTTCACCTGAACCTGCTCGATGACAGCTGGTTTAACGGCATTGATAAGCACTGTGCCAGAAGTCTAAATG GCTACAGAGTTTCAGAGGAGATCCTCCGTCAAGTTCCTGACGTTGAGAACTTTCAGATGGTTTTGAGAGCCATCAAGCTGTGGGCCAAAA GACGTAACATTAATTCTAACTCACTGGGGTTCTTGGGCGGTGTATCATGGGCCATAATGGTGGCCTGGATCTGCCAGCTGTACCCAAATGCTGCACCGTCCACCCTGGTAAAGAAGTTCTTCTGGGTCTACACCAGATG
- the LOC109141016 gene encoding poly(A) polymerase type 3 isoform X2, with product MDLVFSQVQRRSITVHLNLLDDSWFNGIDKHCARSLNGYRVSEEILRQVPDVENFQMVLRAIKLWAKRRNINSNSLGFLGGVSWAIMVAWICQLYPNAAPSTLVKKFFWVYTRWP from the exons ATGGACTTAGTGTTTTCCCAGGTGCAACGGCGGAGCATCACTGTTCACCTGAACCTGCTCGATGACAGCTGGTTTAACGGCATTGATAAGCACTGTGCCAGAAGTCTAAATG GCTACAGAGTTTCAGAGGAGATCCTCCGTCAAGTTCCTGACGTTGAGAACTTTCAGATGGTTTTGAGAGCCATCAAGCTGTGGGCCAAAA GACGTAACATTAATTCTAACTCACTGGGGTTCTTGGGCGGTGTATCATGGGCCATAATGGTGGCCTGGATCTGCCAGCTGTACCCAAATGCTGCACCGTCCACCCTGGTAAAGAAGTTCTTCTGGGTCTACACCAGATG
- the LOC109141016 gene encoding poly(A) polymerase type 3 isoform X1, translated as MDLVFSQVQRRSITVHLNLLDDSWFNGIDKHCARSLNGYRVSEEILRQVPDVENFQMVLRAIKLWAKRRNINSNSLGFLGGVSWAIMVAWICQLYPNAAPSTLVKKFFWVYTRWHGLVGELHKLHR; from the exons ATGGACTTAGTGTTTTCCCAGGTGCAACGGCGGAGCATCACTGTTCACCTGAACCTGCTCGATGACAGCTGGTTTAACGGCATTGATAAGCACTGTGCCAGAAGTCTAAATG GCTACAGAGTTTCAGAGGAGATCCTCCGTCAAGTTCCTGACGTTGAGAACTTTCAGATGGTTTTGAGAGCCATCAAGCTGTGGGCCAAAA GACGTAACATTAATTCTAACTCACTGGGGTTCTTGGGCGGTGTATCATGGGCCATAATGGTGGCCTGGATCTGCCAGCTGTACCCAAATGCTGCACCGTCCACCCTGGTAAAGAAGTTCTTCTGGGTCTACACCAGATG